One window from the genome of Oscillospiraceae bacterium encodes:
- a CDS encoding dUTP diphosphatase, with the protein MKQRGFEVAKDFLERDIKLPERSTKNSAGYDFFAIEDTVIPSYYAQLLEKVVSKEPIKPTLVKTGIKAYMGEDEVLSIYNRSSNPGKKGLILANSVGIIDSDYYSNPDNDGHIMFAFYNFMPFAITIKKGDKIGQGIFTKFLKADDDNAQGDRTGGFGSTGK; encoded by the coding sequence ATGAAACAAAGAGGCTTTGAAGTTGCCAAGGATTTTTTAGAACGGGATATTAAACTTCCCGAGCGTTCTACGAAAAACAGCGCAGGTTATGATTTTTTTGCTATCGAAGATACCGTGATTCCGTCTTATTATGCTCAGCTATTGGAAAAAGTGGTATCCAAAGAACCCATTAAACCCACGTTGGTAAAAACCGGAATCAAAGCGTATATGGGCGAGGATGAAGTGTTATCCATCTACAATCGTTCTTCCAATCCCGGTAAAAAAGGCTTGATTTTAGCAAATTCCGTTGGGATTATTGATAGTGATTATTATTCCAATCCGGATAATGACGGTCATATCATGTTTGCTTTTTACAATTTTATGCCTTTTGCCATTACCATTAAAAAAGGCGATAAAATCGGGCAGGGGATTTTCACCAAATTTTTAAAAGCGGATGACGATAACGCTCAAGGTGACCGTACCGGTGGCTTCGGTAGTACCGGTAAATAA
- a CDS encoding STAS domain-containing protein has product MNMEIFFEEQNDTLMILLRGELDHHNSIGMREQLALKLSEKNYRRIIFNLEGLDFMDSSGISFVAYGYKLASVFDARTYIYTTNQRYQRIFTMANMQELVTILSHGKELCKLWKF; this is encoded by the coding sequence ATGAATATGGAAATTTTCTTTGAAGAACAAAACGACACTCTAATGATACTGCTTCGGGGAGAACTTGATCATCATAACAGTATTGGCATGCGGGAACAACTTGCTTTAAAACTGTCGGAGAAAAACTACCGACGAATCATTTTCAACTTAGAAGGTCTTGACTTTATGGACAGCTCCGGCATCAGTTTTGTTGCCTATGGCTACAAGCTTGCCTCCGTTTTTGATGCCCGTACTTATATATATACCACCAACCAACGTTACCAAAGAATATTTACCATGGCAAATATGCAAGAACTGGTTACCATTCTCTCCCACGGAAAGGAGCTTTGCAAACTATGGAAATTCTAA
- a CDS encoding type III pantothenate kinase — protein sequence MILAIDVGNSNIVIGAIHQNEVCFVSRMATEGCRTEDQYAIYFREILRLYNMEETSFEGGIISSVVPPVTNVIAKAVSKLIGKDPLIVGPGIKTGLNILIDNPSQLGSDIVVDNVAARHLYKTAVIVIDMGTATTISVTDEKGNIRGGAIAPGVGISLNALSQNTAQLQGINLDSPKKVIGTNTVDSMKAGMVFGWASMIDGMIERILEELGTPATVVATGGHAKAIIPYCRKEIVYRENLLMTGLNLVYQMNVKA from the coding sequence ATGATTTTAGCGATTGATGTGGGCAACTCCAACATTGTGATTGGAGCTATCCATCAAAACGAAGTATGCTTTGTATCCAGGATGGCAACCGAAGGGTGCCGTACCGAGGACCAGTATGCGATTTATTTCCGTGAAATTTTGCGGCTGTATAATATGGAAGAAACTTCCTTTGAAGGCGGCATTATTTCCAGCGTAGTACCTCCCGTGACCAATGTAATCGCCAAAGCGGTTTCAAAACTCATCGGGAAAGATCCCTTGATTGTGGGACCCGGTATCAAAACAGGGCTCAATATTTTGATTGATAACCCTTCTCAGCTTGGGTCCGATATTGTGGTGGATAATGTGGCAGCACGGCATTTATATAAAACTGCCGTGATTGTGATTGATATGGGCACTGCCACCACGATTTCTGTGACGGATGAAAAAGGAAATATCCGTGGCGGTGCTATTGCACCCGGAGTTGGTATTTCCTTAAATGCGTTATCTCAGAATACCGCACAGCTTCAGGGAATCAACCTGGATTCTCCCAAAAAAGTAATCGGCACCAACACTGTAGATTCTATGAAAGCAGGGATGGTGTTTGGTTGGGCGTCTATGATAGACGGTATGATTGAACGTATTTTAGAAGAACTGGGTACCCCTGCCACTGTGGTTGCAACAGGTGGACATGCCAAGGCGATTATTCCGTATTGCAGAAAAGAAATTGTATATCGGGAAAACCTGTTGATGACAGGTTTAAATCTGGTATATCAGATGAATGTGAAAGCATAA
- a CDS encoding TVP38/TMEM64 family protein, producing MNKNKRKQFRWIALLVLGLPIVIVLFYWLTKLLTGVTPDDIFLFAGGNVVIEVLLVLGIYAVKAVLFFIPVAFLYILTGNLFPPIYSILINIIGLSVTMSLTFWLGKKLGRNLVKKIIRKSPKVKRFMDDSDKSQVTLFALRASNVFPVELISLVCGSTGYRFWSFLGLSLLAMVPTLIPFTLMGDSLKDPLSPGFLIPFGIVLAMMAGSLIVYKIKHKEE from the coding sequence TTGAATAAGAATAAGAGAAAACAATTTCGCTGGATAGCACTTTTAGTGCTTGGCCTTCCAATTGTGATTGTATTGTTTTACTGGTTAACTAAGCTGTTAACCGGGGTAACACCGGATGATATTTTTCTGTTTGCAGGGGGAAATGTTGTAATTGAGGTTCTCCTTGTACTGGGAATTTATGCCGTAAAAGCGGTACTGTTTTTTATTCCCGTAGCATTTTTATATATTCTGACGGGTAACCTTTTTCCGCCCATTTATAGTATTCTCATTAATATTATCGGCCTTTCTGTTACCATGTCTCTCACATTCTGGCTTGGAAAGAAGTTGGGAAGAAACCTTGTGAAAAAAATCATCCGTAAGTCTCCCAAGGTGAAGCGTTTTATGGATGACAGTGATAAAAGTCAGGTAACGTTATTTGCCCTTCGCGCATCTAATGTTTTTCCCGTGGAATTGATTTCCTTGGTCTGCGGAAGTACAGGTTATCGGTTCTGGAGTTTTTTAGGATTGTCGCTGTTGGCAATGGTTCCCACATTAATTCCCTTTACGTTGATGGGGGATTCTTTGAAAGATCCGTTGTCTCCCGGATTTTTGATTCCTTTTGGAATTGTATTGGCGATGATGGCAGGTTCTCTGATTGTTTATAAAATCAAGCATAAAGAAGAATAA
- a CDS encoding UDP-N-acetylglucosamine 1-carboxyvinyltransferase: MEKYVINGGKPLTGEVVISGAKNVAVAMIPAALLSDTPCVLENVPDISDVRIMINILKQMNAEVYYKEPGVLYIDSTKMNTSKVPYELATKMRASYYFIGALLGKFNQAEVALPGGCHLGNRPIDQHLKGFEALGVQTEVKSGAIVAKSNALTAAPVFFDQVSVGATINVMLCACKAQGTTIIENVAKEPHIVDVANFLNSMGAKIKGAGTDTIKIVGVKELKGSSYSIIPDQIEAGTYMVMAAATKGDVVVKNVIPRHLECMSAKLTEIGVGVEEGDDSIRVFYKKRPKKTVVKTLPYPGFPTDMQPLIATLLCVSEGTSTVTETIWDSRFKYTEELKKMGADIKVSGNMAMITGVDELSSAPLRATDLRAGAAMVIAGLMARGTTEISDIFHVERGYEKIVDKIKGMGGDIQKIETEN, encoded by the coding sequence TTGGAAAAATATGTTATTAACGGCGGAAAGCCTTTAACCGGAGAAGTAGTAATCAGCGGTGCAAAAAACGTTGCGGTTGCTATGATTCCTGCTGCTTTGCTGTCTGATACTCCTTGTGTTTTAGAAAATGTGCCCGATATTTCTGACGTGCGCATTATGATTAATATTTTAAAACAGATGAACGCAGAGGTTTATTATAAAGAGCCCGGCGTTCTCTATATTGATTCTACCAAGATGAACACTTCTAAGGTTCCTTATGAACTGGCAACCAAAATGCGTGCCTCTTATTACTTTATCGGCGCACTTTTAGGTAAATTCAATCAGGCAGAAGTGGCTCTTCCCGGCGGATGCCATTTAGGAAACCGTCCTATTGACCAGCATTTAAAAGGATTTGAAGCATTGGGCGTGCAAACCGAAGTAAAATCCGGTGCCATCGTTGCAAAATCCAATGCCTTAACTGCCGCCCCTGTATTTTTCGACCAGGTTTCTGTTGGCGCAACCATCAATGTTATGCTGTGTGCCTGCAAAGCGCAGGGCACCACCATTATTGAAAATGTGGCAAAAGAACCGCACATTGTTGACGTGGCAAACTTTTTAAACTCCATGGGCGCAAAAATCAAAGGCGCAGGTACCGACACCATTAAAATCGTGGGCGTAAAGGAATTAAAAGGTTCCAGCTATTCCATCATTCCTGACCAGATCGAAGCAGGTACATATATGGTAATGGCAGCAGCTACTAAAGGTGATGTTGTGGTGAAAAATGTAATTCCCCGCCACTTGGAATGTATGAGCGCAAAACTCACAGAAATTGGTGTTGGTGTGGAAGAAGGAGACGACTCTATCAGAGTATTCTACAAAAAACGTCCCAAGAAGACTGTGGTAAAAACCTTACCATATCCCGGATTCCCCACCGATATGCAGCCCCTGATTGCCACCTTACTGTGCGTGTCTGAAGGGACCAGCACCGTAACTGAAACCATCTGGGATTCCCGTTTTAAATATACCGAAGAATTAAAGAAAATGGGAGCAGACATTAAAGTCAGTGGTAATATGGCAATGATTACCGGAGTGGACGAGCTTTCCTCCGCTCCCCTGAGAGCAACCGACCTTCGTGCAGGTGCCGCTATGGTAATTGCAGGGCTGATGGCTCGCGGAACAACTGAAATTTCTGATATTTTTCACGTTGAACGCGGTTATGAAAAAATTGTTGATAAAATCAAAGGAATGGGCGGCGACATTCAGAAAATCGAAACAGAAAACTAA
- a CDS encoding peptidylprolyl isomerase, whose protein sequence is MLVLTGCSQTSEQETTQQTTQSTQTTQTKGDADMKAIVTMKTVTVDKTDAQKPIVTIEMESGGIIKAELYPDVAPITVENFISLIEKGFYNGLTFHRNIPGFVIQGGCPQGTGTGGPGYTIKGEFSSNGVENNLKHTRGVLSMARAMDPDSAGSQFFIMHADAPHLDGDYAAFGMVTEGMDYVDSIATSGM, encoded by the coding sequence ATGCTTGTATTAACAGGCTGCAGCCAGACATCAGAACAAGAAACTACGCAACAGACAACACAATCAACACAAACCACACAAACCAAAGGAGATGCTGATATGAAAGCAATTGTTACTATGAAAACCGTTACCGTGGATAAAACTGATGCGCAAAAACCTATTGTGACCATCGAAATGGAATCCGGCGGTATCATCAAAGCAGAATTATACCCTGATGTAGCCCCCATCACCGTGGAAAACTTTATTTCCTTAATTGAAAAAGGATTTTACAATGGTTTAACTTTCCACAGAAATATTCCCGGTTTTGTAATTCAGGGCGGATGTCCTCAGGGTACCGGTACCGGTGGCCCCGGTTACACCATCAAAGGAGAATTCTCCTCTAACGGCGTAGAAAACAACTTAAAACATACCCGTGGTGTGCTTTCCATGGCAAGAGCTATGGATCCCGATTCTGCAGGCAGCCAGTTCTTCATTATGCATGCAGATGCACCTCATCTGGATGGGGATTATGCGGCATTCGGTATGGTAACTGAAGGTATGGATTATGTAGATTCCATCGCAACCTCCGGTATGTAA
- a CDS encoding metallophosphoesterase, which translates to MERILVFSDSHGDVRKMKQIIENMYGVTAVIHLGDINRDIQFLEDNFFDFPIYGVQGNNDYSGAYPNEKMLTIGDKKIFITHGHYYLLGWDPAPLKSIPATEKADVILFGHTHIAEVEHFSGKILANPGSISRPRTGNASYGVIEIEAGKISYCNVQLPSPF; encoded by the coding sequence ATGGAACGAATTTTAGTGTTTTCCGATTCTCATGGTGATGTGAGAAAAATGAAACAGATTATTGAAAATATGTATGGTGTTACTGCCGTAATTCATTTAGGGGACATCAATCGGGATATCCAATTTTTAGAGGACAACTTTTTCGATTTTCCCATCTACGGCGTGCAAGGGAATAATGATTATTCCGGTGCATATCCCAACGAAAAAATGTTGACAATCGGGGATAAAAAGATATTTATTACCCATGGGCATTATTATCTTTTGGGTTGGGATCCCGCACCTTTAAAGAGTATTCCTGCCACCGAGAAAGCTGATGTGATTTTGTTCGGGCATACGCATATTGCAGAAGTAGAGCATTTTTCAGGGAAAATTTTGGCAAACCCGGGTAGCATTTCACGTCCAAGAACAGGTAATGCTTCCTACGGTGTTATTGAAATTGAAGCCGGAAAGATAAGCTATTGCAATGTACAGCTTCCCTCACCATTTTAA
- the rpmB gene encoding 50S ribosomal protein L28: MAKCEICNKATTFGIQVSHSHRRSNRTWKPNIKKVRAIVDGAPKKITVCSKCLKSGRVIRAI; encoded by the coding sequence ATGGCAAAATGCGAAATTTGCAACAAAGCTACCACTTTTGGTATTCAGGTTTCCCACTCTCACAGAAGATCCAACAGAACCTGGAAACCCAACATCAAAAAAGTAAGAGCAATTGTTGACGGTGCTCCGAAAAAAATTACCGTTTGCTCTAAATGCTTAAAATCCGGTAGAGTTATCAGAGCTATCTAA
- a CDS encoding SigB/SigF/SigG family RNA polymerase sigma factor produces the protein MLFDKNNELIKLAKMGDTAAMEQLFSLNMGLVKKIALRFLNRGIEPDDAIQIGCIGLQKAIEKFDFSYDVQFSTYAVPMIMGEIKRFLRDDGAVKVSRYIKENSYKINRYLEDYKNKFFKDPKITEISEATGIPEDDVVTALSYTPTCESLYAPMGDDGSVMLMDKIPGEEHQEEKIVEYMALHELLQKLPQREQTVIRLRYFEDKTQNEVAKQLNISQVQVSRIEKKIIEGLRKKLTCS, from the coding sequence ATGTTGTTTGACAAAAACAACGAACTGATTAAGTTGGCAAAAATGGGAGATACTGCTGCGATGGAGCAGCTTTTTTCTCTCAATATGGGCTTGGTAAAAAAAATTGCTCTACGATTTTTAAACCGCGGAATTGAGCCGGACGATGCCATTCAGATTGGTTGTATCGGATTGCAAAAAGCCATCGAAAAATTTGATTTTTCTTACGATGTGCAATTTTCTACCTATGCAGTTCCCATGATTATGGGAGAAATCAAACGATTCCTCCGGGATGATGGTGCGGTAAAAGTGTCCCGATATATCAAGGAAAATTCCTATAAAATCAATCGATATTTAGAAGACTATAAAAACAAATTTTTCAAAGATCCTAAAATCACAGAAATTTCTGAAGCCACGGGAATTCCCGAAGACGATGTGGTCACCGCCCTTTCCTACACGCCCACCTGCGAATCGCTCTACGCCCCCATGGGAGACGACGGCTCTGTAATGCTGATGGATAAGATTCCCGGCGAAGAACATCAGGAAGAAAAAATTGTGGAATATATGGCATTGCACGAACTGTTACAAAAATTGCCCCAACGGGAACAAACTGTTATCAGACTTCGTTATTTTGAAGATAAAACCCAAAACGAAGTGGCAAAACAATTAAATATTTC
- a CDS encoding ECF transporter S component, with protein sequence MKRKQLNTLVVLTLFIAIEAIFAFTALGSIPLGPGIVATLAHIPPLVAAMVLGYREGVIMGGVMGVFSLIVFSTSLLGSTSAFAFTPIAPNGNFWSLVICIVPRILFPVIGVFCYRFCKKKFHSSVSAGIAGVVASLMHSFMVLSLIYICFYGHTAVGKDYVALMIAWGGINAVLEIVVAAVVCAGIVPAVEKTRRKAIN encoded by the coding sequence ATGAAAAGAAAACAATTAAATACACTTGTTGTTTTAACATTATTTATTGCTATTGAAGCGATTTTTGCATTTACTGCGTTAGGTTCCATTCCCTTGGGACCAGGGATTGTTGCAACTTTGGCACACATTCCGCCTTTGGTAGCTGCCATGGTTTTGGGCTATCGGGAAGGGGTGATTATGGGAGGTGTCATGGGTGTATTCTCATTGATCGTTTTTTCCACCTCTTTGCTGGGAAGCACATCGGCTTTTGCATTTACTCCCATTGCTCCCAACGGCAACTTTTGGAGTCTTGTGATTTGTATTGTTCCCAGAATTCTGTTCCCGGTTATCGGTGTGTTCTGCTATCGTTTTTGTAAGAAAAAATTCCATTCATCTGTTTCTGCAGGAATTGCAGGAGTTGTGGCAAGCTTGATGCATTCGTTTATGGTACTATCCCTGATTTATATTTGTTTTTATGGACATACTGCAGTTGGAAAAGATTATGTGGCTTTGATGATTGCCTGGGGTGGCATCAATGCAGTGCTCGAAATTGTGGTTGCGGCTGTTGTATGCGCAGGGATTGTTCCTGCGGTAGAAAAAACTCGCAGAAAAGCAATAAACTAA
- a CDS encoding anti-sigma F factor codes for MEILNEMRLMFLSKSENEGFARITAAAFISPLDPTVSELVEVKTSVSEAVSNAVIHGYDKTVGVITLEMRLFSDYSVEITVTDSGKGIPDIEKAREPLFTTKTEEERSGMGFTVMESFMDILEVDSAPRKGTRIFMKKRLHPNHT; via the coding sequence ATGGAAATTCTAAATGAAATGCGATTGATGTTTTTATCCAAATCGGAAAACGAAGGCTTTGCACGTATTACAGCTGCAGCATTCATTTCTCCGTTAGACCCCACTGTTTCAGAGCTTGTGGAAGTAAAAACTTCTGTTTCGGAAGCAGTTTCCAATGCAGTCATCCACGGATATGATAAAACAGTTGGCGTTATCACGCTGGAGATGCGTCTTTTTTCCGATTACAGCGTGGAAATCACTGTAACCGACTCGGGAAAAGGAATCCCCGATATCGAAAAAGCGAGAGAACCCCTTTTCACCACCAAAACTGAAGAAGAACGCTCGGGAATGGGATTCACCGTAATGGAATCCTTTATGGATATTTTGGAAGTGGACTCGGCACCGAGAAAAGGTACCCGTATTTTTATGAAAAAACGGCTTCACCCCAACCATACATAA
- a CDS encoding D-alanyl-D-alanine carboxypeptidase, with protein MIVKKLVCLILCVLLLHTSVWAANPVPKFDILSKNAVVMEAETGQVLFDQGMNEQKYPASITKVMTALIALEHCELTDVITVSDYAVEQTLGTSSIGLAAGDVLTVEDALHGMMLESANDCAIVIAEDVAGSEKDFVKLMNEKAKELGATNTNFVNSHGLHDEKHYTTAYDMALITREAMKNPDFVKIAGAKTYTMSDNPDRVRSNKNLMLQSGPYYYEYARFGKNGFTTPAQNTMVVEAKRGTLELICVVMNCTDGEKKYEDAANLLDFCYENFYKTKIDNDLIDPPAGKLWGTFGKIGRVDFQLDGEAFVMLPNGVGAEELSFSYELAPRYKRAEEYTASVTVSSDGAELFQIPMTGTAKKTITFYNILKTIFWLIIAAIVFIIGVAVYYIIEAERKKKQRRKAKFRRTFRVKKDL; from the coding sequence ATGATTGTGAAAAAGCTAGTTTGTTTGATTCTTTGCGTTTTGTTACTCCACACGTCCGTGTGGGCAGCAAACCCCGTCCCGAAATTTGATATCTTGTCTAAAAATGCTGTGGTAATGGAAGCGGAAACAGGGCAGGTGTTGTTTGACCAAGGGATGAATGAGCAGAAATATCCTGCCAGCATCACCAAGGTGATGACTGCTTTGATTGCTCTGGAGCATTGTGAACTGACAGACGTTATTACGGTCAGTGATTATGCGGTGGAGCAAACGTTGGGAACCAGCAGTATCGGCCTTGCTGCAGGTGATGTCCTTACCGTGGAAGATGCTTTGCACGGGATGATGTTGGAATCTGCCAACGATTGTGCTATTGTTATTGCAGAAGATGTGGCAGGCAGTGAAAAAGACTTTGTAAAGTTGATGAATGAAAAGGCAAAAGAGTTGGGCGCCACCAACACCAACTTCGTCAATTCTCACGGTCTTCATGATGAGAAACACTATACCACTGCATATGATATGGCGTTGATTACCAGAGAAGCTATGAAAAATCCTGATTTCGTGAAGATTGCCGGAGCAAAAACATACACCATGTCCGACAATCCTGACAGGGTTCGTTCCAATAAAAATCTGATGCTGCAGTCCGGTCCGTATTATTATGAATATGCACGGTTTGGCAAAAATGGGTTTACTACCCCTGCGCAGAACACGATGGTAGTGGAAGCAAAGCGGGGAACCTTGGAGCTGATTTGTGTGGTAATGAACTGTACCGACGGTGAGAAGAAATATGAGGATGCGGCTAATCTTTTGGATTTTTGCTATGAAAACTTTTATAAAACCAAGATTGATAATGATTTGATTGATCCTCCTGCAGGCAAGCTTTGGGGAACCTTTGGGAAAATAGGACGTGTGGATTTTCAGTTGGATGGAGAGGCATTTGTGATGCTTCCCAATGGAGTTGGGGCAGAAGAGTTAAGTTTTTCTTATGAACTCGCTCCCCGCTATAAAAGAGCAGAAGAATACACTGCCAGTGTAACGGTTTCCTCCGACGGAGCAGAATTGTTTCAGATTCCTATGACGGGAACTGCTAAAAAGACCATTACGTTTTATAATATTTTAAAAACCATTTTCTGGTTGATTATTGCTGCAATTGTCTTTATTATTGGCGTTGCGGTGTATTACATCATAGAAGCGGAACGTAAGAAAAAACAGCGCCGCAAGGCGAAATTCCGCAGAACCTTCCGTGTGAAGAAAGATCTTTAA
- a CDS encoding MBL fold metallo-hydrolase → MNQLKFCPLFSGSNGNSIFISYKGTRILVDCGCSFKRIRESLDSIGEDIGKLDAVFLTHAHTDHTSALPMMMKHLNVKVCGTKGTLIELYPKICDYSERIFQIDRNQSVGVLDLRIESFPVPHDACHTVGYNLFADEKTISILTDVGHLAENLFTDVKGKELVFLESNHDLNALENCSYPFHLKQRIRGNEGHLSNENAGKFATHLIKGGTKKIILGHLSGEANTSELAFHTVEDVLKESKIKVNQDAELSVSHRGMLGEVVLL, encoded by the coding sequence ATGAATCAATTGAAATTTTGTCCGTTATTTTCAGGAAGTAACGGTAACTCTATTTTCATATCCTATAAAGGCACCCGCATCCTGGTGGACTGCGGGTGCAGCTTTAAGCGCATTCGTGAGTCATTGGATTCCATCGGGGAAGACATCGGCAAACTGGATGCCGTTTTTTTAACCCACGCTCACACTGACCACACCTCAGCCCTTCCCATGATGATGAAGCATCTTAATGTGAAGGTGTGTGGCACCAAAGGCACATTAATTGAACTCTATCCCAAAATCTGCGACTATTCTGAACGCATTTTTCAGATTGACCGTAATCAGAGTGTGGGTGTTTTGGATTTACGGATTGAATCTTTCCCTGTTCCACATGATGCCTGTCACACTGTGGGATACAATCTGTTTGCCGACGAAAAAACCATCAGCATCCTGACAGACGTTGGTCATTTGGCAGAGAATTTATTTACCGATGTAAAAGGAAAAGAACTGGTTTTCTTAGAATCCAATCACGACTTAAATGCTTTGGAAAATTGCTCCTATCCTTTCCATTTAAAACAAAGAATCCGTGGAAATGAAGGGCACCTTTCCAATGAAAATGCAGGAAAATTTGCCACACATCTGATAAAAGGCGGTACGAAAAAAATCATTTTGGGCCACTTAAGCGGTGAAGCAAACACTTCCGAACTTGCATTTCACACGGTAGAAGATGTGTTAAAAGAATCCAAAATCAAAGTGAATCAAGACGCGGAGCTTTCCGTGTCACACCGCGGTATGCTTGGTGAGGTGGTATTATTATGA
- a CDS encoding 23S rRNA (pseudouridine(1915)-N(3))-methyltransferase RlmH, whose amino-acid sequence MKTTIITVGKIKEEATRNLISEYEKRLKKYTDFTHIEVPDLPLSDRPGEKEIESVLKKEGIQILKNIPKNMVPVAMAINGKQYSSEEFAELIDKKATEGGMCFIIGSSHGLHPDVLAACRMKISMSKMTFPHNLARLFLTEQIYRGFKILNHESYHK is encoded by the coding sequence ATAAAAACCACCATTATCACCGTTGGAAAAATTAAAGAGGAAGCAACTCGTAATCTGATTTCAGAATATGAAAAGAGACTGAAAAAATATACCGATTTTACCCATATTGAGGTTCCTGACTTACCGTTAAGCGACCGTCCGGGAGAAAAAGAAATCGAATCGGTTCTCAAAAAAGAGGGAATACAAATTCTAAAAAATATTCCTAAGAATATGGTGCCGGTTGCAATGGCAATCAACGGCAAACAGTATTCCTCCGAAGAATTTGCCGAGCTGATTGACAAAAAGGCTACAGAAGGCGGGATGTGCTTTATTATCGGCAGCTCTCACGGGTTGCATCCTGATGTGCTCGCCGCCTGCCGAATGAAAATATCTATGTCTAAAATGACCTTCCCTCATAATCTTGCCCGTTTGTTTTTAACAGAGCAAATTTACCGTGGCTTTAAAATTTTAAACCATGAAAGCTATCATAAGTAA